From a single Adhaeribacter swui genomic region:
- a CDS encoding zinc-binding metallopeptidase, giving the protein MKTHFFKIFLFFFALPFLSACSEDDDPDTVLTGLGGETWTKGPLDSWLLDNFVTPYNIEVKYRFDRYELALNKTLVPPQEDKITPVMETIKKTWITPYEQAAGPNFIKRLSPKQFVLVGSPEYNTNGTITLGTAEGGRKIVLYLINYFEKTNKPVVKEMLHTIHHEFGHILHQNILYPEEFKRITTSYTASWNDFSLADARSRGFITEYARSNPDDDFVEMISIMLIEGRTNFNTLVNGIVVRDPADPSKTIPNTTAQAALRQKEQIIVRYFKEAWNIDFYTLQANAENAINSL; this is encoded by the coding sequence ATGAAAACGCATTTTTTTAAAATTTTTCTATTTTTCTTCGCTCTCCCCTTTTTATCGGCCTGCTCCGAAGATGATGATCCGGATACGGTACTAACCGGATTAGGCGGGGAAACCTGGACCAAAGGCCCCCTGGACAGCTGGCTGCTCGACAACTTTGTAACGCCTTATAACATTGAAGTAAAATATCGCTTCGACCGCTACGAGCTTGCCCTGAATAAAACGTTGGTACCGCCCCAGGAAGATAAAATTACCCCGGTAATGGAAACCATTAAAAAAACCTGGATTACTCCTTACGAGCAAGCAGCCGGCCCTAACTTTATAAAACGGTTATCGCCCAAACAATTTGTGCTGGTAGGTAGCCCCGAGTATAATACCAACGGCACCATAACCCTGGGTACCGCTGAAGGTGGTCGCAAGATAGTATTGTACTTGATTAATTATTTTGAAAAGACCAACAAGCCCGTGGTAAAAGAAATGCTCCATACCATTCATCATGAGTTTGGCCATATTCTGCACCAGAACATTTTGTACCCCGAAGAATTTAAACGGATTACGACCAGCTACACAGCCAGCTGGAACGATTTTAGTTTAGCCGATGCGCGCTCCCGGGGGTTCATTACCGAATACGCCCGCAGTAACCCGGATGATGATTTCGTGGAAATGATTTCGATTATGCTGATAGAAGGCCGTACTAATTTTAATACCCTGGTTAATGGTATTGTGGTACGTGATCCGGCTGACCCTAGCAAAACAATCCCGAATACTACGGCGCAAGCGGCTTTACGGCAAAAAGAGCAAATAATCGTGCGTTATTTTAAAGAAGCCTGGAATATCGATTTTTATACCTTACAGGCCAATGCCGAAAATGCGATTAATTCTTTATAA
- a CDS encoding RagB/SusD family nutrient uptake outer membrane protein has protein sequence MKNIFKYTLIGSMVALSACQDDYLEQAVDQRTQLNTVEKVSELLVTAYPQADYATFTEAMSDLAEDKGINSVVTEDVNRDPYFFRDVESKAQGSADNYWNASYAAIAAANHALETIANAPNPNDYSAQKGEALVARAYAHFMLVTLYSKVYDPATAASDPGIPYVTAPEKVVLGKYERKTVAYVYEQIEKDLTEGLPLIVNTAYRVPKYHFNTAAAHAFATRFYLFKQDYQKVVEHANQVFPGGNIGDNLRPWVNVYSNLTANEGLAIYTQATENANLLLVETPSNWARNNARYRYGLSTNLVNQLFRQPNVTGDTWVYPLYTQGADNWLILKFREHFVRTDLNATTGVPYTIFPLFTAEEVLFNRAEANLFLGNVEATRADLNLYASTRIADYNRSTHNISNAKLANYYGTGSNVRLGMLYTILDFKAAEFVQQGMRWFDILRHRIPVTHYTIDRQPFQLSPEDPRRLLQLPQEVTLAGVERNPR, from the coding sequence ATGAAGAATATATTTAAATATACCTTAATAGGAAGTATGGTGGCGCTTTCGGCTTGCCAGGATGATTACCTGGAACAGGCTGTAGACCAGCGTACGCAATTAAATACCGTAGAAAAAGTAAGTGAATTATTGGTGACGGCTTACCCCCAGGCCGATTACGCTACTTTTACAGAAGCCATGTCGGACCTGGCGGAAGATAAAGGCATTAATTCTGTTGTAACGGAAGATGTTAACCGCGACCCTTACTTTTTCCGTGATGTGGAGAGCAAGGCGCAAGGTTCTGCTGATAACTACTGGAATGCTAGCTACGCCGCTATTGCGGCGGCCAACCACGCCCTGGAAACCATTGCCAACGCCCCCAACCCGAATGATTACAGCGCTCAAAAAGGTGAAGCCTTAGTGGCCCGGGCTTATGCCCATTTTATGTTAGTAACCCTTTATTCCAAAGTTTACGATCCGGCCACGGCAGCTTCAGACCCCGGTATTCCGTACGTAACGGCTCCGGAAAAAGTAGTTTTGGGCAAGTACGAGCGCAAAACCGTAGCCTACGTGTACGAGCAAATAGAAAAAGACTTAACCGAAGGCTTACCCTTAATAGTTAATACCGCTTACCGGGTTCCCAAATACCACTTTAACACCGCCGCCGCTCACGCCTTTGCCACCCGTTTTTACTTATTTAAACAAGATTACCAGAAAGTAGTTGAGCATGCCAACCAGGTATTTCCGGGCGGGAATATTGGCGATAATTTGCGGCCCTGGGTAAATGTTTACAGTAATTTAACCGCTAACGAGGGGCTGGCTATATACACGCAAGCCACCGAAAATGCCAATCTGCTATTAGTAGAAACCCCATCTAACTGGGCCCGGAACAATGCGCGGTACCGTTACGGGTTATCTACTAACCTGGTTAACCAATTATTCCGGCAACCCAATGTAACCGGCGATACCTGGGTTTACCCCTTGTACACGCAAGGCGCCGATAACTGGCTGATTCTTAAATTCCGGGAGCATTTTGTCCGTACCGATTTAAATGCCACTACGGGGGTGCCATACACTATTTTCCCGTTGTTTACCGCCGAAGAAGTATTATTTAATCGTGCCGAAGCAAATCTGTTTTTGGGTAACGTAGAAGCTACCCGCGCCGATTTAAATTTATACGCCAGTACCCGCATTGCAGATTATAACCGGAGCACGCACAATATCAGCAATGCTAAACTTGCCAATTATTACGGCACGGGTTCTAACGTACGGCTAGGCATGCTCTATACCATTCTGGATTTTAAAGCCGCCGAGTTTGTGCAGCAAGGAATGCGCTGGTTCGATATTTTAAGACACCGGATTCCGGTAACGCATTATACTATCGATAGGCAGCCATTCCAGCTAAGTCCGGAAGATCCGCGCCGGTTGCTCCAATTGCCCCAGGAAGTTACCCTGGCCGGCGTAGAACGAAATCCCCGCTAA